One Salinimonas marina DNA segment encodes these proteins:
- the corC gene encoding CNNM family magnesium/cobalt transport protein CorC (CorC(YbeX) belongs to the Cyclin M Mg2+ Exporter (CNNM) family, and was characterized as belonging to a set of three proteins, at least one of which must be present for CorA to function.) has protein sequence MSDDNPHSTNGSSSKSWLDKLKLTFSGEPQSKKELVEVITEAEQREVIDPQTREMIEGVIGVNEMRVRDIMIPRTQMTTIDIDQKVEEFLPIMLESAHSRFPVISEDKDHIEGILLAKDLLAYMFNTEKEFLLRAVLRPAVIVPESKRVDVLLKEFRQQRYHMAIVVDEYGGVSGLVTIEDILELIVGEIEDEYDTEDDGTDDIRPLNKYTYSVKALTPVEDFNSFFETSFSEEEADTIGGIVLKAFGHMPSTNEEIAIGDINFKITHSDKRRLVQLKVTIPSLE, from the coding sequence ATGAGCGACGATAACCCCCACTCTACCAACGGCTCCTCGTCGAAAAGTTGGTTAGATAAGCTAAAACTGACTTTCTCCGGAGAGCCGCAAAGCAAAAAAGAACTGGTAGAAGTCATTACTGAGGCCGAACAGCGCGAAGTAATTGATCCCCAAACCCGCGAGATGATTGAAGGCGTCATCGGGGTAAATGAAATGCGGGTGAGGGATATTATGATCCCGCGCACGCAGATGACCACCATTGATATCGATCAGAAGGTAGAAGAATTTCTGCCTATTATGCTCGAATCTGCTCACTCCCGTTTTCCTGTTATCAGCGAAGATAAAGACCACATCGAAGGTATTCTGCTGGCCAAAGATTTACTGGCCTACATGTTCAACACCGAAAAGGAATTTTTGCTGCGGGCGGTATTGCGGCCAGCCGTGATTGTTCCTGAAAGTAAGCGGGTTGATGTTCTGCTCAAAGAGTTTCGCCAACAGCGCTATCACATGGCCATTGTGGTGGACGAATACGGCGGTGTCTCAGGCCTGGTGACGATTGAAGATATTCTGGAGCTTATCGTCGGCGAAATTGAAGATGAATACGACACCGAAGATGACGGTACCGACGATATCCGGCCGCTCAACAAATATACCTATTCGGTGAAAGCACTGACGCCGGTGGAAGATTTTAATAGCTTTTTTGAAACCAGTTTCAGTGAAGAAGAAGCCGACACCATTGGCGGCATTGTGCTGAAAGCCTTTGGTCATATGCCTTCCACCAATGAAGAGATTGCCATTGGCGATATCAACTTTAAAATCACCCACTCTGACAAACGTCGGCTGGTGCAACTTAAAGTGACTATCCCCTCGTTGGAGTGA
- the lnt gene encoding apolipoprotein N-acyltransferase produces the protein MNSLISAALLLLSGASLTLAYAPFLLWPVSLLGLMVAVRQLHRRPDQGFKTGWLFGLGWFGAGISWVHVSIADFGGLPLAASIGLMVVLCSYLALYPALAFYLTKRLFKPALWPLALPAWWFIGEWLRSWVLTGFPWLSVGYSQLNSPLAGWFPVIGETGVSALLIFVATGCAVWLTKRRFVPALLSLALVFGSGWALQHVQWVTIHKTVDVAMVQGNIEQSVRWQPEQDQPIMNTYRSLTQPLLNNDLIIWPEAAIPKLEYLSRAWLRELDSEAAQQQTAIISGIVNYNFESQQTWNSLIVLGQQDKESGGDYRYAGTNRYEKHHLLPIGEFVPFEDILRPLAPLFDLPMSSFTRGDYQQTNLLANGLRLAPAICFEIAFPRQVATNILNNTDILLTVSNDAWFGHSHGPAQHLQIAQTRALEMGKPVIRATNNGITAFIDANGVITSRLPQFQQGAIADQVDITRGMTPYRYAGDLPMALLLMVALIGGYWAQQRRQ, from the coding sequence CTGAACTCGTTAATCTCTGCCGCCCTGCTATTGCTTAGCGGGGCCAGTCTTACCCTCGCGTATGCGCCGTTTTTATTGTGGCCGGTTTCGCTGTTAGGCTTAATGGTGGCCGTGCGTCAGTTACACCGCCGTCCTGATCAGGGATTCAAAACCGGCTGGCTCTTTGGCTTAGGCTGGTTTGGGGCAGGCATCAGCTGGGTGCATGTGAGTATTGCCGACTTTGGTGGACTGCCTTTGGCCGCGTCGATCGGCCTGATGGTGGTTTTATGTAGTTATCTGGCGCTGTATCCGGCCTTGGCATTTTATCTTACCAAACGTCTTTTTAAACCGGCCTTGTGGCCGCTGGCGTTGCCAGCCTGGTGGTTTATCGGCGAATGGCTTCGCAGCTGGGTGCTAACGGGTTTTCCGTGGCTGTCGGTAGGTTACAGTCAGCTTAACTCGCCGTTAGCCGGCTGGTTTCCGGTTATTGGGGAAACCGGGGTGAGCGCACTGCTTATCTTTGTTGCCACCGGCTGTGCGGTGTGGCTCACCAAACGCCGATTTGTGCCGGCGCTGTTGTCGCTGGCGCTGGTTTTTGGTAGTGGCTGGGCGCTGCAGCACGTGCAATGGGTAACCATCCATAAGACGGTAGATGTTGCAATGGTGCAGGGTAATATAGAACAATCTGTGCGCTGGCAGCCTGAGCAGGACCAGCCCATCATGAACACATACCGCTCGCTGACCCAGCCGTTATTGAATAACGATTTGATTATCTGGCCGGAGGCCGCCATTCCAAAACTGGAATATCTATCCCGCGCCTGGCTGCGTGAACTTGACAGCGAAGCGGCGCAACAGCAAACGGCGATTATCTCCGGCATAGTGAATTACAACTTTGAGAGTCAGCAGACCTGGAACTCGTTAATTGTGTTAGGGCAGCAGGATAAAGAATCTGGTGGCGACTATCGCTACGCCGGGACCAACCGCTACGAAAAACACCATTTGTTGCCAATTGGTGAGTTTGTTCCGTTTGAAGATATCTTACGCCCGCTGGCCCCCCTGTTCGACTTGCCGATGTCGTCTTTTACCCGCGGCGATTACCAGCAAACGAATCTGCTGGCGAACGGGTTACGCCTGGCACCGGCTATTTGTTTTGAAATTGCCTTTCCAAGACAGGTGGCGACCAATATTCTCAACAATACGGATATTTTACTTACCGTCAGTAATGACGCCTGGTTTGGTCACTCACACGGGCCGGCACAGCATCTGCAAATTGCCCAGACCCGGGCACTGGAAATGGGCAAACCGGTCATACGGGCGACCAATAACGGCATTACCGCTTTTATTGATGCCAATGGAGTCATCACCAGCCGTTTGCCTCAGTTTCAGCAAGGCGCGATTGCCGACCAAGTCGACATCACCCGTGGTATGACACCGTATCGTTATGCCGGGGACCTGCCCATGGCCTTACTGCTTATGGTGGCATTGATAGGCGGATATTGGGCCCAGCAGCGGCGTCAGTAA
- the greA gene encoding transcription elongation factor GreA, with translation MAQYPMTAHGAELLRNELNELKSVTRPRIIQSIAEAREHGDLKENAEYHAAREQQSFCEGRIQDIEGKLSNAQIIDVTKMENTGKVIFGTTITIMNLETDKETRYRIVGDDEADIKNNLISVNSPIARGLIGKEVDDVVTIQTPKGAVEFEIIEVEYI, from the coding sequence ATGGCTCAGTATCCTATGACTGCTCACGGGGCAGAGCTTCTGCGCAATGAGCTTAATGAACTGAAATCTGTGACCCGGCCACGTATTATTCAATCTATTGCCGAGGCACGTGAGCATGGTGATTTAAAAGAAAATGCGGAATATCACGCGGCCCGTGAACAGCAAAGTTTTTGTGAAGGCCGGATTCAGGATATCGAAGGAAAACTTTCCAACGCTCAAATTATCGATGTCACCAAGATGGAAAATACCGGCAAGGTTATCTTTGGTACCACCATCACCATCATGAACCTGGAAACCGATAAAGAAACGCGTTATCGGATTGTGGGCGACGATGAAGCCGACATTAAAAATAATCTGATTTCGGTGAATTCTCCCATTGCCCGGGGGTTAATTGGCAAAGAAGTTGATGATGTGGTGACGATTCAAACTCCAAAAGGTGCTGTGGAGTTTGAGATTATTGAAGTCGAGTACATCTGA
- a CDS encoding RDD family protein, translating into MSMFGVTPAGFILRFLAVVLDCLLFFLFVTVPVALVSGTISLAGSDNPIWMNIGLGYLLPFIITLWFWQKYLGTPGKLMMGIQIVDMRTGRKPSVFKSTLRYFAYLVSIAPFFLGFIWIAFDKNKRGFHDYISGTAVIKRVPEYIKR; encoded by the coding sequence ATGAGTATGTTTGGGGTCACCCCAGCCGGTTTTATCCTGCGCTTTCTGGCGGTGGTGCTGGATTGTCTGTTGTTTTTTTTGTTTGTGACCGTACCGGTAGCACTGGTTTCCGGGACAATTTCCCTGGCCGGTTCTGATAACCCGATATGGATGAACATTGGGCTGGGATATTTACTGCCGTTTATTATTACCCTGTGGTTCTGGCAAAAATATCTGGGTACCCCAGGCAAACTGATGATGGGGATTCAAATTGTCGATATGCGCACCGGCCGCAAGCCATCGGTGTTCAAATCAACCCTTCGTTATTTTGCTTATCTGGTTTCCATCGCCCCGTTTTTCTTAGGCTTTATCTGGATAGCTTTTGATAAAAACAAACGCGGCTTTCACGATTACATTTCGGGTACCGCGGTAATTAAACGGGTACCCGAATATATAAAACGTTAA
- a CDS encoding alpha/beta hydrolase — MLKNTLAALFFALALFSGGCASYVAKQITSAKTQLVFEQNNATPPFTITRHRYCNEQFTYCLPYLSSKPSEPFTPSMFSASVAATTGQGEHWEKSIVVDKKWQNAFTGSVILLPGHGSSKDSWRPMMQYLNFLGFETIAVDLMGQGESKAPYGFGMQDARPLSHFIEQQTAANNGPLIIVGHSIGALTALETKQVSSVIDAAVLLAPMRQFEDATVAAAKTYRPFAALLMPDSVLRTGARQALTSAGVAPRRTDVVALAKSVEIPIMLVAGAQDTISNVDNDLLWQGVDVYRVVNKQDSHMSVITVDAGFHHHFTQWLQARVISRLPVKESS; from the coding sequence ATGCTGAAAAATACGCTGGCAGCACTCTTTTTTGCATTGGCACTTTTTTCGGGTGGCTGTGCCAGCTATGTTGCGAAGCAGATTACTTCAGCAAAGACTCAGTTGGTCTTTGAACAAAATAACGCGACACCGCCATTTACCATCACTCGCCATCGTTATTGTAATGAGCAGTTTACCTATTGTCTGCCTTACCTGTCTTCCAAACCGTCCGAGCCTTTTACGCCGTCGATGTTTTCCGCCTCGGTCGCAGCGACAACCGGACAGGGAGAACACTGGGAAAAGTCAATTGTGGTTGATAAAAAATGGCAAAATGCCTTCACCGGCAGCGTCATTTTGTTACCCGGACATGGAAGTTCTAAGGACAGTTGGCGGCCCATGATGCAGTACCTGAATTTTCTGGGTTTTGAAACCATAGCGGTAGACTTAATGGGGCAGGGCGAATCCAAAGCGCCCTATGGATTTGGTATGCAGGATGCCAGACCGCTTAGCCACTTTATTGAACAACAGACTGCCGCCAATAACGGGCCGCTGATTATTGTAGGCCATTCAATCGGCGCACTGACGGCCCTTGAGACTAAGCAGGTTTCCAGCGTCATCGATGCGGCGGTATTGCTTGCGCCCATGCGTCAATTTGAAGATGCCACGGTGGCTGCGGCCAAAACCTATCGTCCGTTTGCGGCCTTGCTGATGCCTGATAGTGTACTGCGCACAGGGGCACGGCAGGCATTAACCAGCGCGGGCGTCGCACCGCGGCGCACCGATGTCGTTGCGCTTGCCAAATCGGTGGAGATTCCGATCATGCTGGTTGCCGGCGCCCAGGACACCATTTCTAATGTTGATAATGATTTGTTGTGGCAGGGTGTAGACGTTTATCGGGTGGTGAACAAGCAAGACTCCCATATGTCGGTTATAACCGTGGATGCCGGGTTCCATCATCATTTTACCCAATGGCTACAGGCTCGGGTAATTAGCCGCCTGCCGGTAAAGGAAAGCTCATGA
- a CDS encoding Hsp20 family protein — MRSVDMTPLYRSFIGSDHLATLIDAANRAEKQSSYPPYNIELLAENKYRITMAVAGFRQDDINIEMLENTLTITGQKPTAQDSGEERTYLHKGISDRSFERKFQLGDNVKVLGADMEHGLLHIDMERLIPEAQKPRQIKIDGNLLTNR, encoded by the coding sequence ATGCGCTCTGTAGACATGACTCCTCTGTATCGTTCGTTTATTGGTTCTGATCATTTAGCCACCCTGATTGATGCGGCCAACCGCGCCGAAAAACAAAGCTCTTACCCGCCTTACAACATCGAGTTGCTGGCGGAAAATAAATACCGGATCACGATGGCGGTAGCCGGCTTTAGGCAGGATGATATTAATATTGAAATGCTGGAAAACACCCTGACCATCACCGGTCAGAAACCCACGGCGCAGGATAGCGGCGAAGAACGTACGTATTTGCACAAAGGCATCTCAGATCGCAGTTTCGAGCGCAAGTTTCAGCTTGGCGATAATGTGAAGGTGCTCGGGGCTGATATGGAGCATGGTCTGTTGCATATTGATATGGAGCGGCTAATACCAGAGGCACAAAAGCCGCGTCAGATAAAAATTGATGGCAACCTGCTTACTAATCGTTAA
- a CDS encoding NUDIX domain-containing protein, whose product MSTNSAHAPEITTTDSEVVYQNKWIRVREDKIQRASGAEGIYSVVEKPDFAIVLPVDGDHIYMVEQYRYPVGVRQLEFPQGTWDDNPGVDPQTLAKGELREETGLEAKSWTYIGFQYLAPGLCNQGYHIYLAQEFTQGAQQLDAEEEGLTVHRLPVSLLIEKFKAGEITDASTCNAFGQARLQGLI is encoded by the coding sequence ATGAGCACTAACTCTGCACATGCTCCAGAGATAACCACCACCGACTCTGAGGTTGTTTACCAAAACAAATGGATTCGGGTGCGAGAAGACAAAATTCAGCGTGCAAGTGGCGCTGAGGGTATCTACAGTGTGGTTGAGAAACCGGATTTTGCGATTGTGTTACCGGTAGATGGCGACCATATTTATATGGTGGAGCAATATCGGTACCCGGTGGGGGTTCGGCAGCTGGAGTTTCCGCAGGGCACCTGGGACGATAATCCCGGGGTTGATCCGCAAACCCTGGCTAAGGGCGAGCTTCGTGAAGAAACCGGTTTAGAGGCTAAGAGCTGGACCTACATCGGCTTTCAATACCTGGCTCCGGGATTGTGCAATCAGGGCTATCATATTTATCTGGCCCAGGAGTTTACCCAGGGCGCTCAGCAGCTCGATGCTGAAGAGGAAGGACTGACAGTACACCGGTTGCCAGTGTCTCTGCTAATTGAAAAATTTAAGGCCGGCGAAATTACCGATGCCAGTACCTGTAATGCTTTTGGGCAGGCTCGTTTACAAGGATTAATATAG
- the carB gene encoding carbamoyl-phosphate synthase large subunit — translation MPKRTDLKSILILGAGPIVIGQACEFDYSGAQACKALREEGYRVILVNSNPATIMTDPEMADATYIEPIHWEVVRKIIEKERPDAILPTMGGQTALNCALELDREGVLTEFDVELIGATADAIDKAEDRHRFDQAMRNIGLECPRAEIAHSMEEAHDVLSRIGFPCIIRPSFTMGGSGGGIAYNIDEFNEICHRGLDLSPTKELLIDESLIGWKEYEMEVVRDKNDNCIIVCTIENFDPMGVHTGDSITVAPAQTLTDKEFQIMRNAAMAVLREIGVETGGSNVQFGIDPQTGRMVIIEMNPRVSRSSALASKATGFPIAKIAAKLAVGYSLDELDNDITGGLTPASFEPAIDYVVTKIPRFNFEKFAGANDRLTTQMKSVGEVMAIGRNQQESLQKALRGLEVGATGLNPMVNLEDPDARNKLVYELREPGAERIWYIADAFRLGMDVEEIFNLTNIDRWYLVLIEELVQLEQEVIDKGISAIDADLMQKLKRKGFADARLAELTKVAESDVRNVRHGFDIHPVYKRVDTCAAEFATSTAYMYSTYDEECESQPTDNEKIMVLGGGPNRIGQGIEFDYCCVHAALAMREDGYETIMVNCNPETVSTDYDTSDRLYFEPVTLEDVLEIVAKEKPKGVIVQYGGQTPLKLARDLEANGVPIIGTSPDAIDRAEDRERFQQMINKLNLKQPANATVSNIQEAVECADAIGFPLVVRPSYVLGGRAMEIVYDMKDLKRYLTDAVKVSNDSPVLLDRFLDDAIEVDVDAVCDGKDVVIGGIMEHIEQAGVHSGDSACSLPPYSLSPEIQDIMRQQVKDMALELGVVGLMNTQFAIKDNEVYLIEVNPRAARTIPFVSKATGVPLAKVAARAMAGVSLADQGLTEEVIPPFYSVKEVVLPFAKFQGVDPLLGPEMRSTGEVMGVGETFEEAYAKANLGASAPLPRAGKVLLSVRDTDKNRVIELARLLVENGFEIESTRGTATTLYDAGIISSVVNKVSEGRPNIVDSIKNGVYDYIINTTEGRQAITDSVYIRREALLNKITYTTTMNAAFATVQAKSADDRNRVTSVQALHARMKQ, via the coding sequence ATGCCAAAACGTACCGACTTAAAAAGTATCCTGATTCTTGGTGCCGGACCTATTGTCATTGGCCAGGCCTGTGAATTTGATTATTCTGGTGCACAGGCGTGTAAAGCGCTGCGCGAAGAAGGGTACCGGGTTATTCTGGTTAACTCGAATCCCGCCACCATCATGACCGACCCGGAAATGGCTGATGCTACCTATATCGAGCCTATTCACTGGGAAGTCGTGCGCAAGATTATCGAAAAAGAACGCCCGGATGCAATTTTGCCCACCATGGGCGGCCAGACCGCATTGAACTGTGCGCTGGAACTTGACCGCGAAGGCGTATTGACCGAATTTGATGTAGAACTTATCGGCGCGACGGCGGATGCCATCGACAAAGCCGAAGATCGTCATCGTTTTGATCAGGCCATGCGCAATATCGGACTTGAATGTCCCCGTGCGGAAATTGCCCACAGCATGGAAGAAGCCCACGATGTACTTTCGCGGATTGGGTTTCCCTGTATTATTCGCCCCTCATTTACCATGGGTGGTTCAGGTGGCGGCATTGCTTACAATATCGACGAGTTTAACGAAATTTGTCATCGTGGTCTGGATTTATCGCCTACCAAAGAGTTGCTCATTGATGAGTCACTGATTGGCTGGAAAGAGTACGAAATGGAAGTGGTGCGCGATAAAAATGATAACTGCATCATTGTTTGTACCATCGAAAACTTCGATCCGATGGGGGTGCACACCGGCGACTCTATTACTGTAGCGCCGGCGCAAACCCTTACCGATAAAGAATTTCAGATTATGCGTAATGCGGCCATGGCGGTGTTACGTGAAATTGGGGTGGAGACCGGCGGTTCCAATGTGCAGTTTGGTATAGACCCGCAAACCGGTCGCATGGTGATAATTGAAATGAATCCGCGGGTATCGCGCTCTTCGGCGCTGGCATCTAAGGCCACCGGGTTCCCGATTGCCAAAATCGCCGCCAAACTGGCGGTGGGCTATTCCCTTGATGAGCTGGACAATGATATCACTGGCGGCCTGACCCCGGCATCATTCGAGCCAGCCATTGACTATGTGGTTACCAAGATTCCACGCTTTAACTTCGAAAAATTTGCCGGCGCCAATGATCGGCTGACCACGCAGATGAAATCGGTGGGCGAAGTCATGGCGATTGGCCGTAATCAGCAGGAATCGTTGCAAAAAGCCTTACGGGGCCTGGAAGTAGGGGCCACCGGGTTAAACCCCATGGTCAACCTGGAGGATCCCGATGCCCGCAATAAGCTGGTGTATGAACTGCGTGAGCCGGGGGCGGAGCGAATTTGGTACATTGCTGATGCCTTCCGGTTAGGCATGGATGTGGAAGAGATTTTCAATCTGACCAATATCGATAGATGGTACCTAGTGTTGATTGAAGAGCTGGTGCAGCTGGAACAGGAAGTCATCGATAAAGGCATCAGCGCCATCGATGCGGACTTAATGCAAAAGCTCAAACGCAAGGGGTTTGCCGATGCCCGGCTGGCTGAGCTGACCAAAGTAGCCGAAAGCGATGTACGCAATGTTCGCCACGGCTTTGATATCCACCCGGTTTACAAACGTGTAGACACCTGCGCGGCAGAATTTGCCACCAGTACGGCCTACATGTACTCCACTTACGATGAAGAGTGTGAGTCCCAGCCTACTGACAATGAAAAAATCATGGTGCTGGGCGGTGGTCCAAACCGTATAGGTCAGGGTATCGAATTTGACTATTGCTGTGTGCATGCGGCGTTGGCAATGCGCGAAGATGGTTACGAAACCATTATGGTGAACTGTAACCCTGAAACCGTGTCGACCGACTATGACACCTCCGATCGTTTGTACTTTGAACCAGTCACCCTTGAAGATGTACTTGAAATTGTCGCCAAGGAAAAGCCTAAGGGCGTGATTGTTCAGTACGGGGGCCAGACCCCGCTTAAGCTGGCGCGTGATCTGGAAGCCAACGGCGTACCCATCATCGGTACTTCACCCGATGCCATAGACCGCGCCGAAGATCGCGAACGTTTTCAGCAGATGATCAATAAGCTGAATCTGAAGCAGCCTGCCAACGCTACGGTGAGCAATATTCAGGAAGCAGTCGAGTGTGCTGATGCCATCGGTTTTCCGCTGGTGGTCAGACCCTCTTATGTACTGGGCGGTCGCGCCATGGAAATTGTTTACGACATGAAAGACCTTAAGCGCTATCTGACCGATGCGGTGAAGGTCTCGAATGACTCGCCAGTACTGCTGGACCGATTCCTGGACGACGCGATTGAAGTCGATGTTGATGCGGTGTGTGATGGCAAGGATGTGGTGATTGGCGGTATCATGGAGCATATCGAACAAGCGGGTGTGCACTCTGGGGACTCAGCCTGTTCCTTGCCGCCTTACTCGCTGTCACCTGAAATTCAGGACATCATGCGCCAGCAGGTAAAAGACATGGCGCTGGAGCTGGGTGTGGTGGGGCTGATGAACACGCAGTTTGCTATTAAAGACAATGAAGTTTATCTGATTGAGGTCAACCCAAGGGCTGCGCGAACGATCCCGTTTGTGTCTAAAGCCACCGGAGTGCCGCTGGCAAAAGTTGCCGCGCGCGCCATGGCTGGGGTGTCTTTGGCCGATCAGGGCCTGACTGAAGAAGTCATTCCACCGTTTTACTCGGTCAAAGAAGTGGTGTTGCCATTTGCCAAATTCCAGGGGGTTGATCCCCTGCTGGGCCCGGAGATGCGTTCCACCGGTGAGGTTATGGGCGTGGGTGAAACCTTCGAAGAAGCCTATGCTAAGGCCAACCTTGGTGCCAGCGCGCCACTACCACGTGCGGGTAAAGTTCTGTTGTCGGTGCGTGATACGGATAAAAACCGGGTTATTGAACTGGCACGGCTATTGGTTGAAAATGGCTTTGAGATTGAGTCTACCCGTGGCACGGCGACCACCTTGTATGATGCCGGTATTATCAGCAGCGTGGTTAATAAGGTTTCAGAAGGTCGGCCAAATATTGTCGACTCAATTAAAAACGGCGTGTACGATTATATTATCAACACCACCGAAGGGCGGCAGGCGATTACCGACTCGGTGTACATCCGCCGCGAAGCGCTACTGAACAAAATTACTTATACGACTACCATGAATGCTGCCTTTGCCACCGTTCAGGCAAAATCTGCAGATGATCGTAATCGGGTAACTTCTGTTCAGGCATTGCATGCGCGTATGAAACAGTAA
- a CDS encoding DksA/TraR family C4-type zinc finger protein — MAGGWAKDGAVQDQIDASVEDALARAKSNMPSGESAEFCDLCDEPIPEARRVAMPGVQLCIQCQSEEEKKAVKHSSINRRASKDSQLR; from the coding sequence ATGGCAGGCGGCTGGGCGAAAGACGGCGCAGTGCAGGATCAGATTGATGCCAGTGTCGAAGATGCGCTGGCCCGGGCAAAAAGTAATATGCCTAGCGGTGAGAGCGCTGAGTTTTGTGATTTATGTGATGAACCTATCCCGGAAGCCCGGCGTGTCGCTATGCCCGGCGTCCAGTTGTGTATCCAATGTCAAAGTGAAGAAGAAAAGAAAGCTGTAAAGCATTCTTCTATCAACCGGCGCGCCAGTAAAGATAGCCAGCTGCGCTAA